The nucleotide sequence CCGCACGTCGCACGCCAGGGAACGGGCCCAGCGCGAACAGGTGCTGCGGCTGGGTGTCGACGAGATCGCCAAGGTGGATCCAGCGCCCGGCGAGGACGTCGAGCTGATCGCCGAGGTCCGTCGCCTGGAGAACGCCGACGCCCTTCGCTCCGGCGCGGCGCAGTCCCGGGATGCGCTGACCGGGGAGTCGATGCCAGACGGCCCCAACGCGGTCAGCCTGATCGAGGCGGCGCGCAAACTGCTCGAGGTGACGGGTGACGAGCGTCTGGAAGCGCTGGCCGTCTCGCTGCACGAGGTGTCGGCCGTCGTGATCGATGCGGCATCTGACCTCACCGCCTACCTGGAAGAGCTCGACGCCGATCCCGAGCGGCTCGAGGTGCTGCTGAACCGGCAGTCCGTCCTGAAGACGCTGACCAGACGTTACGGCGCCGACGTGGATGCGGTGCTGGCCTGGCGGGCGGAGGCCGAGACGGAACTGCTGTCGCTGGATTCGTCCGAGGGTGCGCTGGCCGAACTGCGGAAGGCGTGCGAAGAGCTGGCCGCAGCGGTGGCCAGGTCCGCGGTCGTGCTGACCGGGAAGCGCTCTGCGGCGGCGGCCACGCTCGCCGAGCGTGCCACCGCCGAGCTGGCGCACCTGGCGATGGGCCGCGCGACGTTGCACGTGACCGTGTCCTCCCGGACCGCCGATCCGTCGGCGCCCGACGCGCTCCGGATCGGCCGGAACTGGGTGTCCGCCGGGATGGACGGCGTCGATCAGGTCGAATTCGCGATGATCGCGCACAAGGGAGCGCCCGAACTCCCCATCGCCAAGGGTGCTTCCGGAGGCGAGCTGTCGAGGGTGATGCTGGCCGTCGAGGTCGTCCTGGCCGGCGCGGATCCGGTGGCCACCATGGTGTTCGACGAGGTGGACGCCGGTGTCGGCGGTCGGGCGGCGACCGAGATCGGCCGGCGCCTGGCCATGCTGGCCGGTGATCATCAGGTCATCGTCGTCACCCACCTGGCGCAGGTGGCGGCGTTCGCCGACCGGCACTACGTCGTCGACGCCGGACCCGGGGATGCCGTCGGATCCTCCGCCGTGCGGCCGGTCGAGGGGGCGGCCCGGGAGCTCGAACTCGCCCGGATGCTGGGCGGGACCGACGGGGCCAGCGCACGCGCGCACGCCGCCGACCTGCTGTCTGCCGCGGTCGAACCGAGCAAGGGCCGGCCGGCCGCACGACGCCTCGCCGCGCGCTGACCGAGCCTGGTTCGGGTCCCATCAGCGCAATTCGTCGTCGCGCCTCCCGCGTTTCACCGCATCGGGCTGTCACGATCGCAGCATGAAACTCTTGTCACGCCAGTCACGTGCGTTGCCAGGAGTCACAGGCGTCGCACGTGTGTCGCGACGTAGTGACACCTTGCTGAGTCGGTTGGGTGACGGCGACATCGCCGTCATCGACCACATCGACATCGACCGGGCCACCGCGGATGCGATGGTCAAGTCCGGGGTGACGGCCGTGGTCAACTCCGCGCCGTCCATCTCCGGGCGCTATCCGAACCTCGGTCCCGAGATCCTGGTCGCCTCCGGCGTCATCCTGATCGACGACGTCGGTGAGAAGATCTTCTCGCGGATCAAGGACGGGTCGAAGCTCCGCATCGACGGAGCGGCGGTCTACCAGGGCGAGGAGTTGATCGCCGAGGGGATCGAGCAGTCGCCGGAGTCGGTGGCCGACCTGTTGATCGAGGCCAAGGCGGGGATGTCGGCCCAGCTCGAGGCCTTCGCCGCCAACGCCATCGAGTACATGAAGCGGGAGCGCACCCTGCTGCTGGACGGCGTCGGGATCCCGGAGATCTCGACCAGGATCGCGGGCCGGCAGGTCCTCATCGTGGCGGCCGGCGCGGACACCAGGGCCGAGCTCAAGTCGCTGAAGAAGTACATCTCCGACTACCACCCCGTGCTGGTCGGCGTCGACGGGGGAGCCGACGCGCTCCGTCAGGCCGGCTACAAGCCGAACCTGATCATCGGCAACCCGGAGGAGATCGGTCCGGACACCCTGCGCGGCGGGGCCGAGGTCGTCATCCCGGCCGACGTCGACGGGCATGCGCCCGGCCTGGAACGACTGCAGGATCTCGGACTCGGGGCGGTCACCTTCCCCGCTACCGGCACCACCGAGGATCTCGCGCTCCTGCTGGTGGACGCACGCGAGGCCAGCCTGATCGTCACCGTCGGCATGCACACCACGCTGACCGATCTGCTGGATCACAAGGGCGGCGCCGCGTCGACCTTCCTGGTGCGGATGCGGGTGGCCAACAAGATCGTCGAGGCGCCCGCCGTCGCAAGGCTCTACAAGGCGCGCATCTCCTGGTGGCTGGTCGCCATGCTGATGATCGTCGCGATCGCCGCCATCGTCGGGGCACTGCTGGTCTCCGACGTGTCGCACACCTATCTCGATCTCGCCAGGCAGTGGTGGAACGAGTTCGCCAACTGGGTCAGGGGGCTCTTCCGATGATCTCGATGCGCTACCACATTGTCTCGCTCGCGGCGATCTTCCTGGCCCTGGCCCTGGGCATCGTCCTGGGGGCGACCAAGATCTCGTCTCCGATCCTGGCCGGCCTGCAGAGCGACAAGACCGACCTCTCGAGCCAGAACACCCAGCTCTCCACCGACAACACGTCGCTGACGGCCAGGGTCGGCTCGGACGACAAGTTCGCCGCGTCGGTGGCGAACCTGACCGTCCGGGGCACCCTCCCGACCGCCACGGTGGTGCTGATCACCACCGCGGACGCCGATCCGGGCGATCGCGATGCGATTCTGTCGCTGCTGGCCAGGTCGGGCGCGAAGGTGACCGCCCAGATCCAGTTGTCGGTGAATTTCACGGACCCGAGTCACGCCAACGACATCCGCACCCTGGCCGCACGGGTTCTCCCGACCGGTGCCAAGTTGCCGGCCGTCTCCCAGGTGGGCGCCGTCGCCGGTGGCCTGCTCGCCTCGGTGCTGCTGACCGACGCCGCCGGCAAGACGACCAGCACTGCCGCCCAGGCGACCTCGGCTCTGTCGGCATTCGCCAGCGCAGGTTTCCTGCAGGCAGCCGGCACGGTGGTGCCGGGCCGGTCGGTTGTCGTGCTGACCGGCGGCGCAGTGACCGGTGGCTCCGAAGCCGATCGCGCCGCGGTGATCGCCGACATGGCCACCCAGCTCAAGACCGCAGCCGGCGGCGTCGTGGTGGCTGGGACGCCCGGCTCGGACTCCGCGACGGGAACGGTCGGTGTCGTCCGGGCCAGTACCGCGGACAGTGCGGTGGTCAGCACGGTCGACGACGTCGACACGCCCTCCGGCCGCCTGGCGACGGTGCTGGCGCTGGTCGAGCAGAACGGTGGCGGGGTGGGCCGTTACGGCTTCGCCGCCAGCGCCCAGGCGCAGATCCCGACCCTGGGCGTCGGCTGACGCCGGCTCTCCGGACGACCACGGCCCGGCTCCTCCCCGTTTCGACAGGGGGCGAGCCGGGCCGTTTGCCGTTGCCGCGCTGCCGTTGCCGCGCTGATCAACTTCGACGGCGCTCACGAAGTCGTCGACTTCCGTCCCATCCGTCCCAGAACCGGCACGTTCATAAGCGCGGCGGTGCGCCACCCTCTGACCGGCGCCCCGGTTGCCCCCACCGGTTGCCCCCACCGGTTGCCCACCGGTTACCCGCAACCGGGTGCCCCCAGCAGTTGGCCTCGAGGGTCTTCCGAACGATCGGCAGGCGGCGGTGGCGGTCTGCGATGCCGATAGCGAAGGTCTCAGTCCCCGTAGTCGGGGGAGGATCACCTTCGTTGATGGCGTGTCCGGCACCGGTGTCGAGTCACCCGGGAACAGGCCCGGGGGTGTTAGGGTGAAATCCCGTGGGGCGATGGCCATCAGGCCGGTCGCCGAGCATCGAGAATGCCTAGGCCTTCGATCACGCGGGGAGTCATCTTGCCGGTCACGGTACGTACTACGAAACACATCTTCGTCACCGGCGGAGTCGCATCCTCCCTGGGCAAGGGTCTGACGGCTTCGAGCCTCGGCCGCCTGCTCACCTCGCGTGGCCTGCGGGTCACCATGCAGAAGCTGGATCCGTACCTCAACGTCGATCCCGGCACCATGAACCCGTTCCAGCACGGTGAGGTCTTCGTCACCGAGGACGGCACCGAAGCGGACCTGGACATCGGTCACTACGAGCGCTTCCTGGACCGCAACCTCTCGGCCGATGCCAACGTCACCACCGGCAAGGTCTACTCCAGGGTGATCGCCCGTGAGCGTCGCGGCGAGTACCTCGGCGACACCGTGCAGGTCATCCCGCACATCACCAACGAGATCAAGGACCGGATCACCGCCATGGCCGAACCCGGCCCCGACGGGAACAGCCCGGACGTGGTGATCACCGAGATCGGCGGCACCGTCGGTGATATCGAGTCGCTACCGTTTCTCGAGGCTGCGCGCCAGGTCCGTCACGACCTCGGTCGGGACCACGTCTTCTTCCTCCACGTCTCGCTCATCCCGTATCTCGCGCCGTCCGGGGAGCTCAAGACGAAGCCGACCCAGCACTCGGTCGCAGCACTGCGCAACATCGGCATCCAGCCGGACGCCCTGGTCTGTCGCGCCGACCGGGACATCCCCGAGGGCCTCAAGCGCAAGATCTCGCTGATGTGCGACGTCGACGCCGAAGCCGTCATCGCCTGCCCTGACGCGCCGTCGATCTACGACATCCCCAAGGTGCTGCACACCGAGGGGCTGGACGCCTACGTCGTCCGCCGGCTGGGTCTTTCGTTCAAGGACGTCGACTGGACGCTCTGGGGTGAACTGCTCGAGCGCGTGCACCACCCGTCCGAGACCGTGCGGATCGCCCTGGTCGGCAAGTACATCGACCTTCCGGACGCCTATCTGTCAGTGACCGAGGCGTTGCGCGCGGGGGGTTTCGGCAACGACGCCCGTGTCGAGATCGTCTGGGTCCCTTCCGATTCGTGCCAGACCCCGGCCGGCGCTGCTGCCGCACTGTCCGACGTCCAAGGGGTGCTGATCCCCGGCGGATTCGGGGTCCGGGGCATCGAGGGCAAGCTGGGTGCGATCCAGTACGCCCGCACCAACAAGATCCCGATGCTGGGCCTGTGCCTCGGACTGCAGTGCATGGTGATCGAGGTGGCCCGGAACCTGGCCGGCCTTGGTGGAGCCAACTCCGCCGAGTTCGACGCCAATGCGGCCGACCCGGTGATCGCCACGATGGCCGATCAGACCGAGGTGATCTCCGGCGCCAAGGACATGGGCGGCACGATGCGACTGGGTTCGTATCCGGCGCGCTTGACCGAGGGCAGCCTGGTCGCCGAGATCTACGGGACGACCAACGTGACCGAGCGGCACCGTCATCGCTACGAGGTCAACAATGCCTACCGGGGCCGGCTGGAAGCCGCCGGGCTGCACCTGTCCGGTACCTCGCCCGATTCCTCCCTGGTCGAGTTCGTCGAGTTGGATCGTTCGCAACACCCGTACATGGTGGCCACCCAGGCACACCCGGAGTTCAAGTCGCGCCCGACCCGTCCGCACCCGCTGTTCTCCTCGTTCGTCAGGGCGGCGCTGGACTACCTGGAGTCCGAGCGCCTGCCGATTTCCTCGAACGGACCGGCCGCGGTGAACGGACCGGCTACTGCGCACGGTTCGGCTACTGCGCACGGTTCGGCCGCCGTGCAGGGTTCGGCCGATAGGGACGGTTCAGCTGCTGAGCACGGTGCGGCTGCCGCCGAGGCCGCCGTCGACGAGCCGGTTCCCGCCCGGTGACCGACGGCTCCGGGGTGTTCGCCGTCCTGCGGTCCCGGCCCGTCTGGGCCGGGCACATCGCCAAGGTGCGGGTCGACACGCTCTCGATGCCAGGGGGCCGGACGGCCGACCGCGAGGTCGTCGAGCACGATCGTGCGGTGGCGGTGGTCGCGCTGGATACCAGCGGCAACGTGGTGATGCTGGAGCAGTTCCGCCATCCGCTGCGCCGCCGGCTCTGGGAGCTGCCGGCCGGGCTGATGGACCAGGACGGCGAGTCGGCTCGGAGCGCCGCCGAACGGGAGCTGGCCGAGGAGACCGGGCTGAGCGCCCGTCACTGGTCGATCCTGGTCGACATCGCGTCCTCGCCGGGGTTCACCGACGAAGCCGTCCGCGTGTTCCTGGCCACCGATCTGACCGAGATCGGTCGGCAGGGCGAGATCACGGACGAGGAAGCCGATCTCAAAGTGGTCAGGGTTCCGCTGGTGGACGCGATCAGGGGCGTCTTCGACGGCCGGATCGTCAACGGCTCGGCCGTGGCCGGCCTGCTGGCCGCCTCGGTGGCACTGGGCGTGCCCGTGAGCACCCCGGAACCGAGGTCAGCAGACGACCCCTGGACATCCGGCCCCAGCACCGTGCACATCGGGCCCGGTGTGCCGGATGCGCCGGCGCTCGGTGCCTGACCGCCGGTGAACGTCACCGGGGACCGGTCGTCGGCGAACCCAGTCGCAGCCCCGAAGCCGTCCGCGGCTCCGCAACCTTCCGACGCCCCAACACCTTCCGACGCCCCGTCGGCAGCACTGACGAACGCACTGCGCGGGTACCTCGATCATCTTGCGGTCGAGCGGGGTGTGGCTCGCAACACTCTGCTCGCCTATCGGAGGGACCTCGAGCGGTACCTGTCGTTCTGCGCCCTGAACGGCTTGACGGCCGTCCAGGACATCAGGCCCGAGCACGTCTCCGGCTACCTGGTGTCGCTGCGCGAGGGGTGGCTCGGGCATCCCGCGCTGGCGCCGTCGTCCGCAGCCAGGGCGGTGGTCGCCGTCCGCGGATGGCACCGATTCCTTCTGGCGGAGTCGGCGACCACCGTCGATCCGTCCGGTGACGTCCATCCGCCGACGGCCGGCCGCCGCCTACCGAAGGCGCTGCCGGTCGAGGTGGTGACGGCCATTCTGGAATCGGCCTCGGGTGACGATCCGCGGTCCCTTCGTGACCGGGCCCTCTTGGAGTTCCTGTACGCCACCGGGGCCAGGATCAGCGAGGCGGTGGGGCTGGACGTCGACGACCTTCCCGCAGTCGATACTCCGGTGGTCCGCCTGCGGGGCAAGGGATCCAAGGAACGGATGGTGCCCGTCGGGTCGTTCGCCGCCGCTGCCCTGTCGGCCTATCTCGTGCGCGGGCGGCCGGGCCTGGCCGCGGCCGGTCGGGGGAGCCATGCAGTGTTCCTGAACGTGCGCGGCGGTCGCCTCTCGCGTCAGTCCGCCTGGCAGGTGCTGCGTGACGCCGCGGACAGGGCCGGGGTCTCGCAGGAGAGCGGCCCGGTTACGCCCCACACCCTGCGACACTCCTTCGCCACCCACCTGCTGGAGGGCGGGGCCGACGTCCGGTCCGTGCAGGAACTGCTGGGGCACGCGTCGGTGACGACCACCCAGATCTACACCCTGGTCACCGTGGATTCGCTGCGGGAGATCTACGCGATGGCCCACCCCCGGGCTCGGTGACTCCCGGTACCGGCGGGCACCGGCGGCCGGTCGCCCGCGGGTCGCATTGGTCCTTTCGGCCTCGCCCGCCTACCCTGGGAGGGTCGTCGGGATGACGACAGGAGACGAAGTGGGAGTATCGGGACCGATGAGCTATCCGGACGACGCAGCGTGGATCGCCGCCGCCGGGGCCACCCGAGCACTGGACACCGTCCCGCCGCCACCCTCATCACAGGTCCCCACGGGCAGCCCCGTCGACTCTGCCGATGGCGCTGGTTCACCCGCCGACGACGGTGCTGCCGCCCCCCCGACGGGCGAGGCCGCCCAGCCGGACCTCGACGCGTCCGGTGCCCTCCGACCGACCCCGGGTGACCAGGAGGTCGTCCCGGCCCTGATCTCCAAGCCTGGCCCCGGCGACAGCGAACTGGGTCCGACCGGCCGGGTGCGTCGCACCATCCCGGAACCGGCGGTGCTGAACTCGCACGGCCCGGCCAGGGTGATCGCGATGTGCAACCAGAAGGGCGGGGTCGGCAAGACCACCACCACCCTGAATCTGGGTGCCGCCCTGGCCGAGTACGGGCGGCGCGTGCTCCTGGTCGACCTCGACCCGCAGGGAGCGTTGTCCGCCGGTCTCGGTGTCCCGGCGCACGAACTGGACCGCACGATCTACAACCTGATGCTGGAGCGCAACACCAGCATCACCGACGTCCTGGTGCCCACGCGCATCCCCGGCATGGATCTGCTGCCGGCCAACATCGACCTGTCCGCGGCCGAGGTCCAGCTCATCAACGAGGTCGGCCGCGAACACACGTTGGCCAGGGCGCTGCGGCCGATGCTCCACGAGTACGACTACGTCCTGATCGACTGCCAACCGTCGCTCGGTCTGCTGACCGTCAACGCGCTGGCCTGTGCGCACGGCGTGATCATGCCGGTCGCCGCCGAGTTCTTCTCCCTGCGCGGTGTCGCGCTGCTGGTCGACACCATCGACAAGGTGAAGGACCGCATCAACCCCGACCTCGAGGTCGACGGCGTGCTGGTCACCATGTTCGACGGACGCACCGTCCACGCGCGCGACGTCGTGGCGATGCTCGTGCAACGATTCGGGGACGAGGTCTACGACACCGTCATCTCCCGGACGGTGAAGTTCCCCGAAACCACCGTGGCCGGCGAACCCATCACCACCTACGCTCCGACATCGCCTGCGGCAGATGCCTTCCGCACCCTGGCCCGGGAAGTGATCGCAAGATGACCCCGCGGGCGGGAGTCATCACCCCGGCCGCCGCATCGCTGGATTCCGACGATTCCCCGGTGCTGCCGGGTGCGCGCGCTTCGTTCCACGTCCACCTCTCCAATTTCGAGGGTCCGTTCGATCTGCTGCTGCAATTGATCGGTCAGCATCGAATGGACGTCACCGAGGTGGCGCTGCACACCGTCACCGACGACTTCATCCGCCACATCCGCACCATGGGCAAGGATGTCGACCTCGGGGTGGTCACCGAATTCCTGGTGGTCGCTGCGACCCTGCTGGATCTCAAGGCCGCCCGTCTGCTTCCCGACGGCGAGGTCGAGGACCACGCCGACATCGACCTGCTCGAAGCACGGGACCTGTTGTTCGCGCGACTACTGGCCTACCGGGCCTACCAGCAGGTCACCCTGCTGTTCCAGGAACTCGAGGCCGGTGCGCTGCGGCGTTATCCGCGGGCCGTGACGCTCGAGGACCGTTACCTCGGCCTGCTGCCCGAAGTGCAGATCGGCATGGACGCCGCCGCTTTCGCCGAGATGGCCGCCGGTGTCTTCCAGCCGAAGCCACCTCCGCCCGCGGTCTCGCTGGACCACATCCATTCCTCCCCGGTGTCGGTCGCCCTGCACACCGCAGCGATGCGCGAAATCCTCGCCCGAAGCGGTGTTGCGACGTTCGGGGAACTGATCGCCGGTTGCACGCAGACGATGGAGGTGGTGGCCCGGTTCCTCGGTCTGCTCAACCTCTACCGCGAGGCGGCGGTGGCCTTCGACCAACCGGAACCGTTGGGACTGTTGACCATCCGGTGGACCGGGGACAGCCCGGACCCGGGCGGCGTGCTGGTCGACGAGGAGTGCGAGTGAGCGCGCCCGAGGAACTCGACGTCGTCCGGCCCCGGTCGGAGACCGGGCCCGGCACCGTCGGGACGCTGGTCCCGGAGGACCTGCCGGTCGAGGCGACCCTGGGCATCGTGGCCGAGGAGGACGTCGTCGGCGCGCTGGAGGCCGTCCTGCTGGTGGTCGATTCCCCGGTGAGCGAGGCGTCCCTGGCCACCGCGGTCGGGCACGGCTCCGACCGGGTCCGGACGGAATTGATCGCCATGGCCCAGCGCTACACCGCAATGGGTTCCGGGATCGAACTGCGGCAGATCGGCGGCGGGTGGCGCTTCTACACCCGCGACCGCTTCGCCCCGGTGGTCGAACGTTTCGTGCTGGACGGCCAGCAGAGCCGGCTGTCCAGGGCGGCGCTGGAGACCCTCGCCGTCATCGCCTACCGGCAACCGGTCACCCGGGCCCGCATCACCGGGGTGCGCGGCGTCAACGTGGACGGCGTCATCCGTACCCTGGTCGCCCGCGGCCTGATCGAAGAAGTCGGGCAGGACGCCGAGACCGGTGGCCTGCTCTATCGCACGACCGAGTTGTTCCTGGAACGACTCGGGCTAGCCAGCCTGGAGGACCTCCCGTCCCTTGGCCCCCTGCTCCCGGAAATCGACACCCTCGAAGATGACTGACAACACGCCCGCCCGCAAGCGCCCTTCCACCCGCCTGAAGAACACCGGCCGGATCAACCCCGGCGACCTCGACGACGGCGGTGACGACGCCAACGCCGACGGTGTCCGCCTGCAGAAGGTGCTGGCCGCCGCCGGTGTCGCGTCCCGGCGCAAGGCCGAGGAGCTGATCAAGCTCGGCCGGGTCAAGGTCGACGGCATCGTCGTCAAGGAGATGGGCCTGCGCATCGACCCGGCCAACGCCGTCGTGCACGTGGACGGGAACCGGATCGTGGTCAAGGAGGACAACGTCTACCTGGCCCTGAACAAGATGCCCGGCATGCTGTCCACCATGTCCGACGAGCTCGGGCGGCCGCACATCGGCCAGCTGCTCGTCGACCGGCCCGAGCGCCTCTTCCACGTCGGCCGGCTCGACATGGATTCCGAGGGCCTCCTGCTGCTGACGAATGACGGCGAACTGGCGCACCGGTTGACCCACCCGTCCTACAACGTGATGAAGACCTACATGGCCGAGATCCCCGGTCCGGTGCCGCGCGATCTCGGGCGCCGGTTGCGCGCCGGGATCGAACTGGACGACGGCGTCGCCAAGGTGGACCATTTCGAGGTCGTCGACGTGCACGCCGGCCGCGCCGTGGTCGAGGTCGTCCTGCACGAGGGTCGCAAGCACATCGTCCGCCGGATGCTCGGCGAGGCCGGACATCCGGTGTCCAGGCTGGTCCGCACCAAGATCGGCGACGTGCAGCTCGGACACCAGCGGCCCGGCACCCTGCGCAAGCTGAACCCCGTCGAGATCGCACTGCTGTACAAGGCAGTCGGTCTGTGAACCGGCGCTCGAGTGGCGAGAGGTCGAGCGAGGCAGGCACTTTCGTCATCGCGATCGACGGCCCCTCGGGCACTGGAAAATCGACCGTGGCACGTCGGGTGGCGGCCGCGCTGGGTGCCGGGTATCTGGACACCGGCGCCATGTACCGGATGGTGACGCTGGCGGTCCTGCGCGCCGGAGCGGACCCGGTGAACGACACCGCCGTGGTGCAGGTGCTGGAGGGCTTGAACTTCTCCTCGCCGGTGAGCCCCGACCACCAGTCGCACCTACTGGCCGGAGTGGACGTCACGGACGAGATCCGTGGGCGGCCGGTGACTCTCGCCGTCACGCCGGTGTCGGCGAATCCCTCGGTCCGGGCGTGGCTGTTCGATCGCCAGCAGATGCTCGCCGCCTCCGGCCGGATGGTGGTGGAGGGCCGCGACATCGGGACCGTCATCGCGCCCGACGCCGACCTGAAGATCTACCTGACCGCCGACGCTGCCGAGCGGGCCCGTCGTCGGCACACCCAGAACGTAGGCGCTGCAATGGGTTCCGGGCCCTCGGCTCCGGATCTAGCGGCAGTGGCGCAGGATCTGCACCGACGGGACACCCACGACGCCAACCGCGTGCACGCCCCCCTGCAGGCGGCCGCCGACGCGGTGGTGCTGGATTCGTCGGGCATGGAACTGTCCGAAACCGTCGCCAGGGTGCTGGAACTCGCTGCGGAGCGAGGCATCGCATGAGGTGGCGTCACCTCGGCGGCACCCAGGACCCGTGGCCGCCGCACTCCGGCCGCAAGGGTATGGACCGGGGCCGCCGCATCGGTATCACGTTGTCGCTGTTGATGTATCGCCAAAGCGTCACCGGAATGGCGCGGGTGCCGGCGTCCGGCCCGCTGGTCGTGGTGGCCAACCATTCCAACTTCTTCGACGGGCCTGTGCTGTTCGGCGCGCTACCCCGCCGGGTGTCGTTCCTGATCAAGGCCGAAGCGGTGACCGGCCCGATGGGGTGGCTGCTGCGCAACGTCGGTCAGTACGCCATCCATCGTGACGTCCCCGATCGGAAACCGCTGCTGGAGGCGTTGGCCCAGCTGAAGGCCGGAGGTGCGATCGGGATCTTCCCCGAGGGCACCCGCGGCGCCGGCGACGTCCAGAACATCTCCGGCGGAGCCGGGTGGCTGGCCGCGCGGGCCGGCGCGACGGTGCTTCCGGTCGCGGTCCGCGGCACGGCCCGCCCGGAAGGCCGGGGTCGGCGTTTCCGGCCCTCGGTGCGGGTGTTGATCGGGGACCCGTTCCCGATTCCGGCCGGTGCGGGCCGGACAGCGGTGGATTCCGCCACAGATTTGATTCGGGATCGGTTGTCGGAGTTGGTCATCCAGCTCGACAAGACGATTTCCCCTGGGAAGAAGGCAAACAAGTGACTGACAATTTCGACGGACTGGCCGCGGAACAGGCGGCCGGTGACGGCATCTGGAGCGACGAGACCGAATTCGCCGGCTGGGAGGACGACGGCTACGGCGAGGACGGTGGCGGCCCGGTCGTGCCAGCGCCGACCCTGGCGATCGTCGGCCGACCGAACGTGGGCAAGTCGACGTTGGTGAATCGGATCATCGGCCGCCGTGAGGCGGTCGTCCAGGACATCCCCGGTGTCACGCGTGACCGTGTCTCCTACGACGCGCTGTGGGCCGGCCGCAGGTTCACCGTCGTCGACACCGGCGGCTGGGAGCCCGATGCCGAAGGCATGGCGGGCGAGGTGGCGCTGCAGGCCGAGCGGGCCATGAAGACCACCGATGCGGTGCTCGTGGTGGTCGACGCCTCGGTCGGTGCCACGCACACCGACGAGGCGATCGCCAAGGTGCTGCGTCGCTCGAAGGTGCCGGTGATCCTGGTCGCCAACAAGGTCGACGACGAGCGCACGCTCGCCGACGCGACGGCCCTGTGGAACCTCGGGCTCGGTGAGCCGTGGCCGGTCTCGGCGCTGCACGGCCGTGGCTCGGGCGATCTGCTCGACGCGATCATGGCGGCGCTGCCGGAGGCTCCGTCGGAGTTCGCGGCGAACCAGGGCGGACCACGACGGGTGGCGCTGCTCGGGAAGCCCAACGTCGGGAAGTCCTCGCTGCTCAACAAGCTGTCCGGTGAGTCCCGGTCGGTCGTCGACTCGGTGGCCGGCACCACCATCGACCCGGTCGACTCGTTGGTCGAGCTGGACGGCGAGGTCTGGCGCTTCGTCGACACCGCCGGCCTGCGCAAGCGGGTGCACCAGGCCAAGGGCATGGAGTTCTATGCCTCGCTGCGCACCCAGTCGGCGCTGGAATCCGCCGAGGTCGCCGTCGTGCTCGTCGACTCCTCCACTCCGCTGACCGAGCAGGACCAGCGGGTCATCACCATGGTGATCGAGTCCGGCCGGGCGCTGGTCATCGCGATGAACAAGGCCGACCTCGTCGACGGTGACCGACGGACCGAGATCGAACGCGAACTCGACCGGGACCTGGCGCGGGTGCAGTGGGCCGAGGTCATCAACATCTCGGCGAAGACCGGGCGGTCGGTGCACCGGTTGGCACCGGCGCTGCGGACGGCGTTGGACTCCTGGGACAAGCGGATCCCGACCGGCCAGCTGAACAACTGGCTCGGCACGCTGATCCAGGCCACGCCGCCCCCGGTGCGCTCCGGGAAGCAGCCGAAGGTGCTCTTCGCCACCCAGGCCGGCAACCGGCCGCCGACGTTCGTGCTGTTCACCACCGGTTTCCTGGAGGCCGGGTACCGCC is from Nakamurella sp. PAMC28650 and encodes:
- a CDS encoding 1-acyl-sn-glycerol-3-phosphate acyltransferase — protein: MRWRHLGGTQDPWPPHSGRKGMDRGRRIGITLSLLMYRQSVTGMARVPASGPLVVVANHSNFFDGPVLFGALPRRVSFLIKAEAVTGPMGWLLRNVGQYAIHRDVPDRKPLLEALAQLKAGGAIGIFPEGTRGAGDVQNISGGAGWLAARAGATVLPVAVRGTARPEGRGRRFRPSVRVLIGDPFPIPAGAGRTAVDSATDLIRDRLSELVIQLDKTISPGKKANK
- a CDS encoding site-specific tyrosine recombinase XerD; its protein translation is MARNTLLAYRRDLERYLSFCALNGLTAVQDIRPEHVSGYLVSLREGWLGHPALAPSSAARAVVAVRGWHRFLLAESATTVDPSGDVHPPTAGRRLPKALPVEVVTAILESASGDDPRSLRDRALLEFLYATGARISEAVGLDVDDLPAVDTPVVRLRGKGSKERMVPVGSFAAAALSAYLVRGRPGLAAAGRGSHAVFLNVRGGRLSRQSAWQVLRDAADRAGVSQESGPVTPHTLRHSFATHLLEGGADVRSVQELLGHASVTTTQIYTLVTVDSLREIYAMAHPRAR
- the cmk gene encoding (d)CMP kinase; its protein translation is MARRVAAALGAGYLDTGAMYRMVTLAVLRAGADPVNDTAVVQVLEGLNFSSPVSPDHQSHLLAGVDVTDEIRGRPVTLAVTPVSANPSVRAWLFDRQQMLAASGRMVVEGRDIGTVIAPDADLKIYLTADAAERARRRHTQNVGAAMGSGPSAPDLAAVAQDLHRRDTHDANRVHAPLQAAADAVVLDSSGMELSETVARVLELAAERGIA
- a CDS encoding ScpA family protein, which encodes MTPRAGVITPAAASLDSDDSPVLPGARASFHVHLSNFEGPFDLLLQLIGQHRMDVTEVALHTVTDDFIRHIRTMGKDVDLGVVTEFLVVAATLLDLKAARLLPDGEVEDHADIDLLEARDLLFARLLAYRAYQQVTLLFQELEAGALRRYPRAVTLEDRYLGLLPEVQIGMDAAAFAEMAAGVFQPKPPPPAVSLDHIHSSPVSVALHTAAMREILARSGVATFGELIAGCTQTMEVVARFLGLLNLYREAAVAFDQPEPLGLLTIRWTGDSPDPGGVLVDEECE
- a CDS encoding ParA family protein, whose amino-acid sequence is MTTGDEVGVSGPMSYPDDAAWIAAAGATRALDTVPPPPSSQVPTGSPVDSADGAGSPADDGAAAPPTGEAAQPDLDASGALRPTPGDQEVVPALISKPGPGDSELGPTGRVRRTIPEPAVLNSHGPARVIAMCNQKGGVGKTTTTLNLGAALAEYGRRVLLVDLDPQGALSAGLGVPAHELDRTIYNLMLERNTSITDVLVPTRIPGMDLLPANIDLSAAEVQLINEVGREHTLARALRPMLHEYDYVLIDCQPSLGLLTVNALACAHGVIMPVAAEFFSLRGVALLVDTIDKVKDRINPDLEVDGVLVTMFDGRTVHARDVVAMLVQRFGDEVYDTVISRTVKFPETTVAGEPITTYAPTSPAADAFRTLAREVIAR
- a CDS encoding pseudouridine synthase, coding for MTDNTPARKRPSTRLKNTGRINPGDLDDGGDDANADGVRLQKVLAAAGVASRRKAEELIKLGRVKVDGIVVKEMGLRIDPANAVVHVDGNRIVVKEDNVYLALNKMPGMLSTMSDELGRPHIGQLLVDRPERLFHVGRLDMDSEGLLLLTNDGELAHRLTHPSYNVMKTYMAEIPGPVPRDLGRRLRAGIELDDGVAKVDHFEVVDVHAGRAVVEVVLHEGRKHIVRRMLGEAGHPVSRLVRTKIGDVQLGHQRPGTLRKLNPVEIALLYKAVGL
- the scpB gene encoding SMC-Scp complex subunit ScpB — its product is MSAPEELDVVRPRSETGPGTVGTLVPEDLPVEATLGIVAEEDVVGALEAVLLVVDSPVSEASLATAVGHGSDRVRTELIAMAQRYTAMGSGIELRQIGGGWRFYTRDRFAPVVERFVLDGQQSRLSRAALETLAVIAYRQPVTRARITGVRGVNVDGVIRTLVARGLIEEVGQDAETGGLLYRTTELFLERLGLASLEDLPSLGPLLPEIDTLEDD